The Akkermansia sp. N21116 genome includes a region encoding these proteins:
- a CDS encoding methyltransferase domain-containing protein: MMTDTLRRRVSAFWPGGELPLLAGLAVRSYLAHGVEMQLFVYRPCSNVPEGTVLRDASGVIPESLAFSHDKAGWEPFSNWFRNTLLAREGGLWTELDVVSLNRDDIPELPWFPEREPRVYGTGLIGFPPGHPVMECLRQFSEDPAAVMPWDGLRETESKKQFARDYPDVFQRRKIAPPSSYGDSVFTAAIVHGGLERYSSPASSVYPIHESSWLNCYNGWLHLQSSELRDSRAVCLWGTRLAAAPDVLENVDKNSIVGQLLDTYLPSSPATEVERKKVDLLIGICSCCKARDRRQAVRDTWLKHSVNGIKSVFFVGHRTPLEDEKEDTVTLWASDTYARLPEKVLEFFRYALEHYDFKWLFKCDDDSYVALDRLKGLIDGEAELIGDTSLEGRGAPSGGAGYCLSRRMVEKIVSEQNIPPTGPEDIIFGELALKLGAVPKSTSLLCMHSGRYPLPDNEQVSSHWCKPLQLHALEHFYHCRPLAVYKARHVSWTDEIEVYEGGFFRRRGTGCSGQLSHKGNGIFGLGWFHWNEELLVRTGSNLYTGDKLALEADSGEEDIACLIAPDFAAHATDVQPLCIRIGDESRKMEGWVHLGLLNNDIKHPVPLPDACVDAYYLEHVLECVSFRDALGFFHEAWRTLKPGGIMRIAVADISRIMDYAGMIVPELSGQLQDGQPSVMSLLVWMEDKLEHRSFWTRELLEFCLKSVGYDVAVREAGQSSHHLLSGLEPPQSIFTSTLPSIETVCLEIVKPSI, translated from the coding sequence CCCTGGCTTTTTCCCACGACAAAGCCGGATGGGAGCCGTTTTCAAACTGGTTCCGCAATACATTGCTTGCTCGGGAAGGCGGGTTGTGGACAGAATTGGATGTTGTATCTTTGAACCGTGACGACATCCCGGAACTGCCGTGGTTTCCTGAGAGGGAACCACGCGTCTATGGTACGGGATTGATCGGGTTTCCTCCCGGACATCCGGTGATGGAATGCCTCCGGCAGTTCTCGGAAGACCCGGCTGCGGTGATGCCGTGGGATGGCCTCCGGGAGACGGAATCAAAGAAACAATTTGCCCGGGATTATCCCGATGTATTCCAACGGAGAAAAATTGCTCCTCCCTCAAGCTATGGGGATAGTGTTTTCACAGCGGCCATCGTCCATGGCGGCTTGGAAAGGTATTCCTCTCCGGCATCTTCCGTCTACCCCATACACGAATCCTCGTGGCTAAACTGTTACAATGGCTGGCTGCACCTGCAAAGCAGCGAGTTGAGGGATTCCCGGGCAGTGTGCCTCTGGGGGACTCGGCTGGCAGCTGCCCCTGATGTCTTGGAAAATGTGGATAAGAACAGTATTGTAGGACAATTGCTCGATACTTATTTGCCCTCTTCGCCAGCTACGGAAGTGGAGAGAAAGAAAGTGGATCTATTGATTGGCATCTGTTCTTGTTGCAAAGCCCGTGACCGTCGGCAAGCCGTGCGTGATACGTGGCTCAAGCATTCTGTCAACGGGATTAAATCCGTTTTTTTCGTGGGCCACCGGACGCCATTGGAGGATGAAAAGGAAGATACCGTTACCCTGTGGGCAAGTGATACATATGCCCGTCTTCCGGAAAAGGTGCTGGAGTTTTTCCGCTACGCCTTGGAACATTACGATTTTAAGTGGCTGTTCAAATGCGATGACGACTCCTATGTCGCTCTGGATCGATTGAAGGGATTGATCGACGGAGAAGCAGAACTGATCGGAGATACGTCCCTGGAAGGACGAGGTGCTCCAAGCGGTGGTGCGGGATACTGTCTTTCCCGCCGGATGGTAGAAAAAATCGTTTCAGAACAAAACATTCCGCCGACTGGTCCCGAAGATATTATCTTCGGAGAGTTGGCCTTGAAGCTTGGCGCGGTCCCGAAGTCCACATCGCTCTTGTGCATGCACAGCGGTCGTTATCCCCTGCCGGACAATGAGCAGGTATCTTCTCATTGGTGCAAACCGTTGCAGCTTCATGCTCTGGAACACTTTTACCATTGTCGGCCATTAGCCGTGTATAAAGCCCGGCATGTATCGTGGACGGACGAAATCGAAGTGTATGAAGGAGGATTCTTCAGACGCCGCGGCACGGGGTGTTCCGGTCAGTTGTCTCATAAGGGCAACGGAATTTTCGGGCTGGGGTGGTTCCACTGGAATGAGGAATTGCTCGTCCGTACCGGCTCCAACCTTTATACAGGAGACAAGCTGGCTCTGGAAGCAGATTCCGGTGAAGAGGATATTGCTTGTTTGATTGCTCCGGATTTTGCCGCGCATGCCACGGACGTTCAGCCCCTTTGTATCCGGATCGGTGACGAAAGCCGGAAAATGGAGGGCTGGGTTCACTTGGGCTTGTTGAATAACGATATCAAGCATCCTGTCCCTCTACCGGATGCCTGTGTTGATGCCTACTATTTGGAACATGTACTTGAATGCGTCTCCTTCCGTGATGCCTTGGGGTTTTTCCATGAAGCCTGGCGAACCTTGAAACCAGGAGGAATCATGCGAATAGCCGTAGCGGACATTTCCAGAATTATGGATTATGCGGGCATGATTGTCCCGGAATTATCAGGTCAATTGCAAGATGGGCAGCCTTCCGTTATGTCTCTCCTGGTTTGGATGGAAGACAAATTGGAGCATCGGTCATTTTGGACGCGAGAGCTTCTGGAATTTTGCCTGAAATCCGTCGGTTATGACGTTGCTGTCCGGGAGGCCGGACAATCATCTCATCATCTTTTATCCGGTCTGGAACCTCCCCAGTCCATTTTTACCTCGACACTTCCTTCCATTGAGACGGTTTGTCTGGAGATCGTAAAACCAAGCATTTGA
- a CDS encoding glycosyltransferase family A protein has translation MKHNPIHKKIAVCLPSYKRLESLERQIFSFMHQTYASEDYHVFVAVKGVTEYVFNKMLVPRFRHFIETGRLTLRYFPNKNQMSNIIDTVRDLDISGYDLFVKIDDDDFYSPDYLKNINDFHSTLPPCYSSYYNARDLIARNLNGFFCLKNAFYRFFGFALNMSPQVLEKVMECELNPSLMIPIVEKWQHKTGHTNFGFNEDNFIFMLMREYGCANMADYVKEQGILPHIVVQKGNPSVTRGGMIEKRFLIANASIATDPASWEHLLELSHPHWRDSFRIQGKRGRRLDGGSLASVLERTPERLILCWDDWGVEVFEADENALYVLAGKITAPEG, from the coding sequence ATGAAACACAATCCTATCCATAAAAAAATAGCCGTTTGCCTCCCTTCCTATAAGAGACTGGAGAGCCTGGAACGGCAGATTTTTTCCTTCATGCACCAAACGTATGCTTCGGAGGACTACCATGTTTTTGTCGCTGTTAAAGGTGTGACGGAGTACGTATTCAACAAGATGCTCGTACCTCGTTTTCGCCATTTCATTGAGACAGGACGCCTGACTCTTCGGTATTTTCCGAATAAGAACCAGATGTCCAACATCATCGACACCGTGAGAGATCTTGACATATCAGGATACGACTTGTTCGTCAAAATCGACGACGATGATTTTTATTCTCCGGATTATCTGAAGAATATCAACGACTTTCACTCAACTCTCCCACCCTGTTATTCCAGTTATTATAATGCCCGGGACTTAATTGCCCGGAATCTGAACGGGTTTTTCTGTCTGAAGAATGCTTTTTATCGTTTCTTCGGCTTTGCTCTCAACATGTCGCCGCAAGTTCTGGAAAAAGTGATGGAATGCGAACTGAATCCATCGCTCATGATTCCTATTGTGGAAAAGTGGCAGCACAAAACGGGACATACCAACTTCGGGTTTAACGAGGATAACTTCATTTTTATGCTGATGCGGGAGTACGGGTGTGCCAATATGGCCGATTATGTCAAGGAACAAGGTATTCTGCCGCATATTGTCGTCCAGAAGGGCAACCCTTCCGTGACGCGCGGTGGTATGATTGAGAAGCGTTTCCTCATCGCCAATGCAAGTATTGCAACGGATCCCGCATCCTGGGAACATCTCTTGGAATTGTCACACCCCCATTGGAGGGATTCTTTCCGTATCCAAGGAAAAAGGGGAAGAAGGCTGGATGGCGGGAGTTTGGCCTCTGTATTGGAGAGGACTCCTGAGCGCCTTATCCTGTGTTGGGATGATTGGGGGGTCGAAGTTTTTGAAGCCGACGAGAATGCCCTGTATGTACTGGCCGGCAAAATTACCGCCCCTGAGGGTTAG
- a CDS encoding DDE-type integrase/transposase/recombinase has protein sequence MTYLGNRESPLYLALVTDAYSKKVVGYDLSESLSSQGALRAMGMAIKTRQRKEQLIHHSDRGLQYCCDAYQQLLAANKIIPSMTESYDPYANAVAERINGILKQDFLLGKYKTSKEGMMQLVKESIHIYNTLRPHLSCGMKTPEWMHNQQGHPIRTYRSKTQGKWQLALCLKRC, from the coding sequence ATCACCTATCTTGGTAATCGAGAGTCGCCTCTGTATTTAGCATTGGTAACAGATGCGTACTCGAAAAAAGTCGTGGGCTATGACCTCTCGGAAAGCCTATCGAGCCAAGGAGCGCTAAGAGCGATGGGAATGGCCATTAAAACGCGCCAAAGAAAAGAGCAACTCATCCACCACTCAGATAGAGGGCTGCAATACTGTTGCGACGCCTATCAACAACTACTTGCGGCAAACAAGATCATCCCAAGCATGACGGAAAGCTACGACCCTTACGCCAATGCGGTAGCCGAACGAATCAATGGAATCCTCAAGCAAGATTTCCTGCTGGGAAAATACAAGACCAGTAAAGAAGGCATGATGCAACTAGTGAAAGAAAGCATCCACATCTACAACACCCTTCGCCCTCATTTATCGTGTGGGATGAAAACGCCAGAGTGGATGCATAACCAACAAGGGCATCCGATACGAACCTACCGAAGCAAAACACAGGGCAAGTGGCAACTTGCCCTGTGTTTAAAACGGTGCTAA
- a CDS encoding UDP-glucose/GDP-mannose dehydrogenase family protein, protein MNITIAGTGYIGLVTGVCLAEAGHSVTCIDIDQKRIAELRQGIIPIHEPGLDELVIRNATENRLAFDTDLKRHVNQSDAVFIAVGTPPLASGKTDLSYVEAVAKSIGKYMERPCLIVIKSTVPVGTSGNIGKILTRELKLRNAGCRFELASNPEFLREGQAVADFMHPDRIIAGTSSLHAKELMETIYKPFTIHGVKLIHMDIPSAEMTKYAANAMLATRISFMNEIANLCDAVGADIRMVRLGMASDERIGRHFLNPGCGYGGSCFPKDVQSLIQTGLQHGLEMKIAQATEQVNVTQRSILVDKLIHLWEGIPGLMNKTVAIWGAAFKPDTDDTREAPSAAMIHRLLDLGVTVRLYDPVVRNITRFFPDRNAVYEANSIDDAVLGADALLVVTEWDDFREPDWKRIRELMHGDIVLDGRNMYSPRLLRQEGFLYRGIGIPA, encoded by the coding sequence ATGAACATTACCATAGCAGGAACAGGATACATCGGACTTGTCACCGGAGTATGCCTCGCAGAAGCAGGCCATTCCGTCACATGCATCGATATCGACCAAAAGCGCATCGCAGAATTGCGACAAGGAATAATCCCCATCCATGAACCCGGTCTCGACGAACTCGTCATCCGGAATGCAACGGAAAACCGTCTGGCTTTCGACACCGATTTAAAACGCCACGTCAACCAATCCGACGCCGTGTTCATCGCCGTCGGCACGCCACCTCTTGCCAGCGGCAAGACAGATCTGTCCTATGTTGAAGCCGTCGCAAAAAGCATCGGAAAATATATGGAACGCCCCTGCCTGATTGTCATCAAAAGCACCGTGCCGGTCGGAACGTCTGGAAACATCGGAAAAATCCTCACTCGTGAATTGAAACTCCGTAACGCAGGATGCCGTTTCGAATTAGCCTCTAATCCTGAATTTCTCCGGGAGGGTCAAGCTGTGGCCGACTTTATGCATCCGGACAGGATTATCGCCGGGACGTCTTCGCTCCATGCCAAAGAACTCATGGAGACTATTTACAAGCCGTTCACGATCCATGGAGTCAAATTGATTCACATGGATATCCCCTCTGCTGAAATGACCAAGTACGCGGCCAATGCCATGCTTGCCACACGCATCAGCTTCATGAATGAAATCGCCAATCTGTGCGATGCCGTCGGAGCGGATATCCGCATGGTACGGCTTGGGATGGCCTCCGATGAACGAATTGGCCGCCATTTTCTCAATCCCGGTTGCGGATATGGGGGATCGTGCTTCCCCAAGGATGTACAATCGCTTATTCAAACCGGACTACAGCATGGATTGGAAATGAAAATTGCCCAGGCGACGGAACAAGTTAATGTTACCCAGCGGAGCATCCTTGTTGACAAGCTCATCCATCTGTGGGAAGGCATCCCCGGTCTTATGAACAAAACAGTCGCCATCTGGGGAGCAGCTTTCAAGCCGGACACGGATGATACACGGGAAGCCCCATCGGCAGCCATGATCCACCGTCTCCTCGACTTGGGTGTCACAGTACGTCTGTACGATCCCGTCGTACGTAATATAACGCGGTTTTTCCCGGACAGAAACGCTGTTTACGAAGCGAATTCCATTGACGATGCAGTTCTCGGAGCGGATGCCCTCCTTGTTGTCACGGAATGGGACGATTTCCGCGAGCCCGATTGGAAACGCATCCGCGAACTCATGCACGGCGACATCGTTCTGGATGGTCGCAACATGTATTCGCCTCGGCTTCTTCGGCAAGAAGGATTCCTCTACCGAGGTATCGGCATACCGGCATAA
- a CDS encoding glycoside hydrolase family 75 protein has protein sequence MSRSKRQSSQSRISPVSAILCGCAIAFVASLFTPYPADLVRACRELPPHLPTTPPDPINRDNTPPKNHEPEQSTPDDGENPPLPTPPTPDPSLSDAGQKVPPSSFMVDSRLADPWRIERAVSMPNVTYPPFPPVMPTRIATGAFWDVKELTRGLNLKTKINFIEGDRASIVRTIPSNYRATLTLDVVMPKPLTKAEELTSVNPHLNRMLPGLKELFDSGKLSPYYSLLYTRKQNEIRKKLSSLNRVLDRHNFYDTETIMELCHPATGRKVLWLQSEMDVVSDGSDGDRLSTMPEKILNSSFYQPSTSYRWLKKTDKVNPLLPVWEKRLTSLQASLAKATGEKKAQIANDINHAKLVIAELKRNSFLIAEYDPFIVLPLGIVNQSSSYSPAFGDFVIVVAGKKMYPAIVGDAGPRYKTGEASLRLATAINPKASSYARPVSDLTVSYIIFPGTALPDKGPPDYAVWERTCTELLNEIGGIAPGYSLHRWTDLLTPPPPPPAPPSQNGAGGPTTGETDKGTDPTLPPAGSSTQKETPSPSGAAPRSAQPSSWAPKPSSRPISRQGP, from the coding sequence ATGAGCAGATCCAAAAGGCAATCCTCGCAATCCCGTATATCTCCGGTATCGGCCATTCTTTGCGGATGCGCCATTGCGTTCGTAGCCTCCCTGTTCACTCCTTATCCGGCCGACCTTGTGCGCGCATGCCGGGAGCTTCCCCCCCATCTCCCCACAACTCCGCCCGATCCTATTAACCGGGACAACACGCCTCCCAAGAACCACGAACCAGAACAATCAACGCCGGACGACGGAGAAAATCCCCCCCTCCCCACTCCACCAACTCCAGATCCCTCCCTTTCCGATGCCGGTCAAAAGGTTCCGCCTTCTTCTTTCATGGTAGATTCCAGGCTGGCCGATCCCTGGAGAATTGAACGGGCCGTCTCCATGCCCAACGTTACCTATCCACCTTTCCCTCCCGTCATGCCGACACGCATTGCCACGGGAGCCTTCTGGGATGTCAAGGAGCTTACGCGCGGACTAAACCTCAAAACAAAAATCAATTTCATCGAAGGAGACCGGGCATCCATTGTCCGTACGATTCCCTCCAACTACCGGGCGACACTTACCTTGGATGTCGTCATGCCCAAGCCATTGACCAAGGCGGAGGAACTCACTTCCGTCAACCCTCACCTCAACCGTATGCTGCCGGGGCTCAAGGAGTTGTTCGACTCAGGCAAGCTTTCCCCCTACTACTCGCTGCTCTATACGCGCAAGCAGAACGAAATCCGGAAAAAGCTCTCCTCTCTCAACAGAGTACTGGATCGCCACAATTTCTATGATACGGAAACCATCATGGAGCTCTGCCATCCGGCTACGGGCCGGAAAGTCCTATGGCTGCAAAGTGAAATGGACGTCGTCTCCGACGGTTCCGACGGAGACCGTTTGTCCACAATGCCGGAGAAAATCCTCAACAGTTCCTTCTATCAGCCGAGCACATCCTACCGCTGGCTAAAAAAAACCGACAAAGTCAATCCTCTCCTGCCCGTATGGGAAAAGCGTCTGACTTCCCTACAGGCATCTCTCGCCAAAGCCACTGGAGAAAAAAAGGCCCAGATAGCCAACGATATAAACCATGCCAAGCTCGTCATCGCCGAGCTCAAGCGCAATAGTTTTCTGATTGCGGAATACGATCCCTTCATCGTCCTGCCTCTGGGAATCGTCAACCAGTCCTCGTCTTATTCCCCGGCATTCGGAGATTTTGTCATCGTCGTTGCCGGCAAAAAAATGTATCCCGCCATCGTAGGAGACGCCGGTCCCCGCTACAAAACGGGAGAAGCTTCCCTGCGGCTTGCAACCGCCATCAATCCCAAAGCTTCCTCATACGCCCGCCCCGTTTCCGACCTGACGGTCAGCTACATCATCTTCCCCGGTACCGCCCTGCCGGATAAAGGACCGCCCGATTACGCAGTATGGGAACGAACCTGTACCGAACTTCTCAATGAAATCGGCGGCATTGCCCCCGGTTACAGTCTGCATCGGTGGACCGATCTGCTAACACCGCCTCCACCTCCTCCTGCTCCGCCGTCCCAAAACGGGGCAGGAGGCCCTACGACCGGAGAAACGGACAAGGGAACTGATCCTACGCTTCCCCCTGCGGGCTCTTCCACGCAAAAAGAAACGCCCTCACCATCAGGCGCCGCACCACGCTCCGCCCAACCTTCTTCTTGGGCTCCGAAGCCGTCGTCCCGTCCAATATCCCGTCAAGGTCCATAG
- a CDS encoding SDR family NAD(P)-dependent oxidoreductase yields the protein MRHQSYQRAIITGASSGLGEEFAYQLAPYVDELILIARRRDRLTIVGESSRRINPALQVSCLPGDLTDPSFMIPLIHMLTGLPSARTLLINNAGMGDYGEFSTADWDKIESMIVLNIFTLTKLCHSLIPTLETAGGGIINISSLASALPIPDFAVYAASKAYVLSLSEALRLELKEKNINVLAVCPGPVHTEFGQIARRPGFTGDMMPGKQMFDTSRERVVSEALSAMAKNKSRIYPGGPIKWSHILLSLLPAPVIRWVMGRRPRRSLLQT from the coding sequence ATGCGACACCAATCCTATCAACGGGCTATCATTACAGGAGCCTCTTCCGGACTCGGGGAAGAATTCGCCTATCAGCTCGCTCCCTATGTCGACGAGCTCATTCTCATTGCCAGACGCCGTGACCGCCTGACAATCGTCGGAGAGAGCTCCCGCAGAATCAATCCCGCTCTTCAGGTTTCCTGCCTTCCCGGGGATCTCACGGATCCCTCCTTCATGATCCCCCTGATTCATATGCTCACCGGATTGCCGTCAGCAAGAACCCTCCTCATTAATAATGCCGGCATGGGAGATTACGGGGAATTCTCCACAGCTGACTGGGACAAGATAGAATCCATGATTGTCCTCAATATCTTTACCCTGACCAAGCTCTGCCACTCCCTCATCCCGACTTTGGAAACCGCAGGAGGAGGCATCATTAATATCAGTTCCCTTGCATCCGCCCTTCCCATTCCGGACTTTGCCGTGTATGCGGCGAGCAAAGCCTACGTTCTATCCCTATCGGAAGCCTTGCGTCTGGAATTGAAGGAAAAGAATATCAACGTTCTAGCCGTCTGCCCCGGACCGGTTCATACAGAATTCGGCCAGATAGCCCGAAGACCGGGATTCACCGGAGACATGATGCCGGGCAAGCAAATGTTCGACACATCCCGCGAACGTGTCGTTTCCGAAGCCTTGTCAGCCATGGCAAAAAACAAGTCGCGAATTTACCCCGGAGGCCCTATCAAATGGTCCCACATCCTGCTTTCCCTCCTGCCCGCTCCCGTCATCCGATGGGTCATGGGCAGGAGACCCCGGCGTAGCCTTCTTCAAACCTGA
- a CDS encoding IS110 family transposase, with protein MKPNKTKINREVGENIPQKNYAGVDISKDYLDICLQHKTYRFTNNKTGHKNMFRLFEKQEQPVHVVYESTGYLSRRLIPVFMDANISQTCLNPVRVRNYARSEGLQAKTDRLDAQVLCQLGKDKQLEQDYPLTREILQLKEYESVLTFYVKRRAQLKNEQKATNQPFLKQQLDQALKQEEKRIEALQVQMEKLINTHQELKEKYETYLNVKGIGKRNAMALISLMPELGSINRKQASALLGVVPYSWESGTMKGTRKIHGGRKELRHLLYLATVSALRCNEILQAKYKHFLSVGKTRKCALIACCHSLIIYLNSLTKKIIPPDAASHAAGGIGGE; from the coding sequence ATGAAGCCCAACAAAACAAAAATCAATCGTGAAGTAGGAGAAAACATACCTCAAAAGAACTATGCCGGAGTAGATATATCCAAAGACTATTTGGATATCTGCCTTCAGCATAAAACCTACCGATTCACCAACAACAAGACAGGACATAAGAACATGTTCCGTCTTTTTGAAAAACAGGAACAACCAGTTCATGTCGTGTATGAGTCCACCGGCTATTTAAGCCGTCGGCTTATCCCCGTTTTCATGGACGCCAATATCTCCCAAACATGCCTTAATCCGGTACGAGTAAGAAACTATGCCAGAAGTGAAGGACTACAGGCCAAGACCGACCGTTTGGACGCTCAGGTGCTCTGCCAATTGGGAAAAGACAAACAACTTGAGCAAGACTATCCACTTACCCGAGAAATTCTTCAGCTCAAAGAATACGAAAGTGTCCTTACTTTTTATGTCAAAAGACGGGCACAGTTGAAAAACGAGCAAAAAGCAACCAATCAGCCGTTTCTGAAACAGCAATTGGATCAAGCCCTGAAGCAGGAAGAAAAACGCATAGAGGCGTTGCAGGTTCAAATGGAAAAACTCATCAATACTCATCAAGAGCTAAAAGAAAAGTATGAAACCTATTTGAATGTTAAAGGAATAGGGAAACGCAATGCCATGGCGTTGATTAGCCTCATGCCCGAATTGGGAAGCATTAATAGAAAGCAGGCGTCAGCCCTACTCGGAGTAGTGCCTTATTCCTGGGAAAGCGGAACGATGAAAGGAACACGCAAAATACATGGGGGCAGAAAGGAACTGCGCCATCTTCTCTATTTGGCAACGGTTAGTGCCTTGAGGTGCAATGAAATCTTGCAGGCGAAGTACAAACATTTTCTCTCTGTGGGAAAAACACGAAAGTGTGCACTTATTGCCTGCTGTCATTCTCTAATCATTTATCTCAATAGCTTAACGAAAAAAATAATTCCCCCGGATGCAGCGTCGCACGCTGCCGGGGGGATTGGGGGCGAGTAG